Proteins encoded together in one Heliangelus exortis chromosome 13, bHelExo1.hap1, whole genome shotgun sequence window:
- the CIDEC gene encoding lipid transferase CIDEC has translation MDYAKSLSQRLAAPVTKCVSVSASMTQQLLASPAPRPRPFRVVNWDRSLRKGVMAPSLAELLCQAQSALMAPDPISLVLEEDGTAVETEAFFRTLEEGTVVMALSKGQTWAASKTPGYQLSLSRKPPRRIDVACVTFDLYKTHPRDLGCLNIKATLYGTYSLSYDLRCSGAKKVMKEALRWVLFTMQATGHVLLGTSCYMQELLDATEEPKEPGSSPPLPSLLPCSLPPLPRRKMLQ, from the exons ATGGATTATGCCAAGTCCCTCAGCCAGCGCCTGGCTGCTCCTGTCACCAA ATGTGTCTCAGTCAGTGCCTCCAtgacccagcagctcctggccagcccagccccacggCCACGACCCTTCCGTGTGGTCAACTGGGACCGCAGCCTGCGCAAGGGGGTGATGGCCCCCAGCCTCGCCgagctgctctgccag GCCCAGAGTGCTCTGATGGCCCCGGACCCCATCTCactggtgctggaggaggacGGCACCGCCGTGGAGACCGAGGCGTTTTTCCGGACGCTGGAGGAAGGGACGGTGGTGATGGCCCTGAGCAAAGGGCAGACCTGGGCTGCCTCCAAG ACGCCTGGCTACCAGCTGAGCCTGTCCCGTAAGCCCCCTCGGAGGATCGACGTGGCCTGTGTCACCTTCGATCTCTACAAGACCCACCCACGGGATCTGGGCTGCCTCAACATCAAAGCCACCCTCTATGGCACCTACAGCTTGTCCTACGACCTGCGCTGCTCCGGGGCCAAGAAGGTCATGAA ggaagctctgCGCTGGGTGCTCTTCACCATGCAGGCCACTGGCCACGTCCTCCTCGGCACCTCCTGCTACATGCAGGAGCTCCTGGATGCCACCGAGGAGCCCAAGGAGCCGGGGAGCAGCCCCCCACTTCCCAGccttctgccctgcagcctcccacccctgccccgcaggaagatgctgcagtga
- the ZFPM1 gene encoding LOW QUALITY PROTEIN: zinc finger protein ZFPM1 (The sequence of the model RefSeq protein was modified relative to this genomic sequence to represent the inferred CDS: deleted 2 bases in 1 codon) has translation MSRRKQSNPRQIKRSLAAMEEGEDAPVGERSPSERDAGGSDHEGSAEHDPSSPPGSEDPRVMPPVSGVSPVVPTPVGCHLRSAWCVSFASPAAESREAPESPKELEKPDPGENTEEAETWNGPEELDLTGQDGERRVRTRRSLPEGFSWGPFQGSIHSQPASPGHSEMGPPVTLVLGDESCWLSRLPLVPHEPDANAVIYRKDQALWCRTTRALREDEPVCAFVVAEPPPAVPNHHGVKAEPEDLPYPAALHSDIQLLPQQAGMAAILATAVVNKDVFPCKDCGIWYRSERNLQAHLMYYCASRQSAGSPALEEKPKETYPNERVCPFPQCKKSCPSASSLEIHMRSHSGERPFVCLICLSAFTTKANCERHLKVHTDTLNGVCHSCGFISTTRDILYSHLVTNHMICQPGSKGEVYSPGPALPASKPLATGLSQTNNASLRKCSVPAFLPEGLPALPQHPGLHGPPPAPPPGPDPRRPPPPPASSPDAKASPPSQPQNGEGPASASSASSSSSSSSSSSGDAVRIKEEPVGSPASEAEAPKSGGRGASSPDACSRTSSPRSLPSAKVKSELASPTPGSSPVPSEPGTGTAGGTVFLPQYVFGHEAAVVPQASEILAKMSELVHSRLKQGHGGAVPPAVYAGAPVPKGATCFECEITFNNINNYYVHKRLYCSSRHLAEDSPPGARKLKAPPGAPKGVPPAPGTLLSPSAGDIQGTPAGDGDASRDATPPAAPPEVKAEEVGGKAGSPEAEGGSGRCSEDSQSPGSSAGDEGDEDPSKTLCEACNIRFSRHETYVVHKRFYCASRHDPPLRRPPGPKIPFLPQPLRTRKRRKLYEIHGASHRPAEPPPAPEPPPAPDPPPPLPPPPPPRGAAPSPRSSPDAEGPIDLSKKRRRQSDPAPAPLLPLADYHECTACRLSFNSLDTYLAHKKYQCPATPLQPRTLEHLQKMKGAMAAPLKGGRSPGSPGDGDPEGVRVRAAPAGSPSVPYAPASGADSLQRHPKCPPPPPGGGKGPLAACPYCPLNGAVKGDLLEHFRNAHGLFVAKPPVAGQGLPDPPVPGAGRTPPDPPLPAVSPPRLPAPRLRRDSFNTKEGRDGGGSPRPPASPGAPAEGLREAVRKPPTPPTYTDRGVQTPPAKAVPGPVPNGNHRYCRLCNIKFSSLSTFIAHKKYYCSSHAAEHVK, from the exons ATCCTCGAGTGATGCCACCTGTGTCTGGGGTGTCACCGGTGGTCCCCACCCCCGTGGGATGCCACCTCAGGAGTGCCTGGTGTGTGAGCTttgcctctcctgctgcagagtCCAGAGAAGCCCCGGAGAGTCcaaaggagctggagaagcCGGATCCTggagaaaacacagaggaagcagaaacGTGGAACGGGCCAG AGGAGCTGGATCTGACCGGGCAGGACGGGGAGAGGAGGGTACGGACCCGCAGGAGCCTCCCCGAGGGCTTCTCCTGGGGACCCTTCCAGGGCAGCATCCACAGCCAGCCAGCATCCCCGGGGCACAGCGAGATG GGCCCCCCCGTGACActggtgctgggggatgagaGCTGCTGGCTGTCCCGGCTGCCACTCGTGCCCCACGAGCCCGATGCCAACGCTGTCATCTACAGGAAGG ACCAAGCCCTGTGGTGCCGGACGACGCGTGCGCTGCGGGAGGACGAGCCCGTCTGCGCCTTCGTGGTGGCAGAGCCCCCACCAGCTGTCCCCAACCACCACGGGGTgaaagcagagcctgaggaCTTGCCCTACCCGGCTGCCCTGCACTCTGACATCCAGCTGCTCCCCCAGCAAGCCGGCATGGCTGCCATCCTGGCCACCGCCGTGGTCAACA aGGACGTCTTCCCCTGCAAGGACTGCGGGATCTGGTACCGGAGCGAGCGGAACCTGCAGGCCCACCTGATGTACTACTGTGCCAGCCGGCAGAGCGCCGGCTCGCCAGCCCTGGAGGAGAAGCCCAAGGAGACCTATCCCAACGAGCGTGTCTGCCCCTTCCCTCAGTGCAAGAAGAGCTGTCCCAGTGCCAGCTCCCTGGAGATCCACATGCGGAGCCACAGTG GAGAGCGGCCGTTTGTCTGCCTGATCTGCCTGTCTGCCTTCACCACCAAAGCCAACTGTGAGCGTCACCTCAAAGTACACACGGACACCTTGAACG GCGTCTGCCACAGCTGTGGCTTCATCTCCACCACGAGGGACATCCTCTACAGCCACCTGGTCACCAACCATATGATCTGCCAGCCGGGCTCCAAGGGAGAAGTCTACTCACCGGGGCCAGCCCTGCCCGCCTCCAAACCCCTCGCCACCG ggCTGAGCCAGACGAACAACGCGTCCCTGCGGAAGTGCAGCGTGCCGGCCTTCCTGCCCGAGGGGCTGCCGgcactgccccagcaccccGGGCTGCACGGACCCCCGCCCGCCCCACCGCCCGGCCCCGACCCCCGCCGT CCCCCGCCACCGCCCGCCTCATCCCCCGACGCCAAGGCCTCGCCTCCCTCCCAGCCGCAGAACGGAGAAGGTCCGGCATCGGCATCATCGGCGTCatcttcttcatcctcctcctcctcttcctccggGGACGCGGTCCGCATCAAGGAGGAGCCCGTCGGCAGCCCGGCCAGCGAGGCGGAGGCGCCGAAAAGCGGCGGCCGCGGGGCCAGCAGCCCCGACgcctgctccaggacctcgtCCCCCCGCAGCCTCCCCTCGGCAAAGGTCAAATCGGAGCTCGCCAGCCCCACGCCGGGCTCCAGCCCGGTGCCCAGCGAGCCGGGGACAGGCACGGCGGGCGGCACCGTCTTCCTACCCCAGTACGTCTTCGGCCACGAGGCCGCGGTGGTGCCGCAGGCGTCGGAGATCCTGGCGAAGATGTCGGAGCTGGTGCACAGCCGGCTGAAGCAAGGCCACGGCGGCGCGGTGCCGCCCGCCGTCTACGCCGGCGCCCCGGTGCCCAAGGGTGCCACCTGCTTCGAGTGTGAGATCACCTTCAACAACATCAACAACTACTACGTGCACAAACGCCTCTACTGCTCCAGCCGGCACCTGGCCGAGGACAGCCCCCCCGGGGCACGCAAGCTCAAAGCCCCCCCCGGGGCACCTAAGGGCGTCCCCCCCGCCCCGGGGACGCTGCTGTCCCCCTCGGCAGGAGACATCCAGGGGACGCCGGCGGGGGACGGGGACGCCTCCCGAGACGCCACGCCGCCGGCAGCCCCGCCGGAGGTGAAGGCGGAGGAGGTGGGGGGTAAAGCGGGGTCCCCCGAGGCGGAAGGGGGGTCGGGGAGGTGCAGCGAGGACAGCCAAAGCCCCGGCAGCTCGGCGGGGGACGAGGGGGACGAAGACCCCAGCAAGACGCTGTGCGAGGCCTGCAACATCCGCTTCAGCCGCCACGAGACCTACGTGGTGCACAAGCGTTTCTACTGCGCCTCCCGCCACGACCCCCCCCTCCGCCGGCCCCCCGGCCCCAAAATCCCCTTCCTACCCCAACCCCTCCGCACCCGCAAACGCCGCAAGCTCTACGAGATCCACGGGGCCTCTCACCGCCCCGCGGAACCTCCCCCGGCCCCCGAACCTCCTCCGGCTCCcgatcctcctcctcctctccctcctcctcctcctcctcggggGGCTGCCCCCTCGCCCCGCTCCAGCCCCGACGCCGAGGGTCCCATTGATCTGAGCAAGAAGCGGCGGCGGCAGAGCGACCCCGCGCCCGCCCCGCTCCTGCCCTTGGCCGATTACCACGAGTGCACCGCTTGCCGCCTCAGCTTCAACAGCCTCGACACCTACCTGGCCCACAAGAAGTACCAGTGCCCCGCCACCCCGCTGCAGCCCCGCACCCTCGAGCACCTCCAGAAGATGAAGGGGGCCATGGCCGCCCCCCTCAAGGGTGGGCGCAGCCCCGGCAGCCCCGGCGACGGAGACCCCGAAGGCGTGAGGGTGAGGGCGGCTCCGGCGGGGAGCCCCAGCGTCCCCTATGCCCCCGCGTCCGGAGCGGACTCGCTGCAGCGTCACCCCAAGTGTCCCCCGCCGCCCccggggggggggaagggaccCCTCGCCGCTTGTCCCTACTGTCCCCTCAACGGGGCCGTCAAGGGCGACCTCCTCGAGCACTTCCGTAACGCCCACGGGCTCTTCGTGGCCAAACCTCCGGTGGCCGGGCAGGGGCTCCCCGACCCCCCGGTGCCCGGCGCGGGCAGGACACCTCCCGACCCCCCCCTGCCGGCGGTGTCGCCCCCCCGGCTCCCCGCCCCCCGCCTCCGCCGGGACAGCTTCAACACCAAGGAGGGGCGGGACGGAGGCGGCAGCCCCCGACCCCCCGCCTCGCCCGGGGCCCCCGCAGAGGGGTTGCGGGAAGCCGTCCGcaagccccccaccccccccacctaCACGGACAGGGGGGTGCAGACCCCCCCGGCCAAGGCTGTGCCCGGCCCCGTGCCCAACGGCAACCACAGGTACTGTCGCCTCTGCAACATCAAGTTCAGCAGCCTCTCCACCTTCATCGCCCACAAGAAGTATTACTGCTCCTCCCACGCTGCCGAGCACGTCAAATAA